A genomic window from Oceanivirga salmonicida includes:
- a CDS encoding pyridoxal phosphate-dependent aminotransferase, translated as MEFSSRVKNMQYSPVRKLVPLAEKVANEGVFVYGFHIGQPDVKTPDSFFNGVFGYQEKIVKYANSQGISELLYAFEQSYKKHGINLSKDEIIITNGGSEALQFAIAAICNPDDEILVPEPYYSNYDSFLRVSNAKLVPIVTTIENGYRLPKKEEIEKLISSKTKAILFSNPCNPTGVILNEDEMQMIKEIALENDIYIISDEVYRQFIYDKNQKFTSFMNIDGIDDRLIMVDSISKHYSVCGARIGTFCARNKDLLNQVLKFCQARLSVSTIEQFATVSLLKGIDLYIEDVRKEYKNRRDILCEELSLIEGVSICRPNSAFYVLAKLPVKDIEKFSIWLLEEFRYNNETLMFATGPGFYSKEHYNNGIQEARFSFCSYNSEEIKNGIEVLKIALKEYSKLSNV; from the coding sequence ATGGAGTTTTCAAGTAGAGTAAAAAATATGCAGTATTCGCCTGTAAGAAAGTTAGTACCATTAGCAGAAAAAGTAGCAAATGAAGGAGTTTTTGTTTATGGTTTTCATATAGGGCAACCAGATGTAAAAACACCTGATTCATTTTTTAATGGAGTTTTTGGTTACCAAGAAAAAATAGTTAAATATGCAAATTCACAAGGTATAAGTGAATTATTATATGCATTTGAACAGTCATATAAAAAGCATGGAATTAATCTTTCAAAAGATGAAATTATAATAACAAATGGTGGGAGTGAAGCGTTACAATTTGCAATAGCGGCTATTTGTAATCCTGATGATGAAATATTAGTTCCTGAACCATATTATTCAAATTATGATAGTTTTTTAAGAGTATCTAATGCAAAATTAGTTCCCATAGTTACAACAATTGAAAATGGTTATAGATTACCTAAAAAAGAAGAAATAGAAAAATTGATAAGTTCTAAAACAAAAGCCATTTTATTTTCTAATCCTTGTAACCCAACAGGAGTAATTTTAAATGAAGATGAAATGCAAATGATTAAAGAAATAGCATTAGAAAATGATATATATATAATATCAGATGAAGTATACAGACAGTTTATTTATGATAAAAATCAAAAGTTTACTTCTTTTATGAATATAGATGGCATAGATGATAGACTAATAATGGTAGATAGTATTTCAAAACATTACAGTGTTTGTGGTGCTAGAATAGGGACTTTTTGCGCTAGAAATAAAGATTTACTAAATCAAGTTTTAAAATTTTGTCAAGCAAGATTATCGGTTTCAACAATAGAACAATTTGCAACAGTAAGTTTGTTAAAAGGAATTGATTTATATATTGAAGACGTTAGAAAAGAATATAAAAATAGAAGAGATATACTTTGTGAGGAATTAAGTTTGATAGAAGGTGTTAGCATTTGTAGACCAAATAGTGCCTTTTATGTTTTAGCAAAGTTACCAGTAAAAGATATTGAAAAATTTTCAATTTGGTTGTTAGAAGAATTTAGGTATAATAATGAAACTTTAATGTTTGCTACAGGACCAGGATTTTATTCAAAAGAACATTATAATAATGGAATACAAGAAGCAAGATTTTCGTTTTGTTCATATAACTCAGAAGAAATAAAAAATGGGATAGAAGTATTAAAAATTGCCCTGAAAGAATATAGTAAATTGTCAAATGTTTAA
- a CDS encoding HPr family phosphocarrier protein, protein MKRINLKVKNEQGLHARPSTKFVQITQKYEGDIKVIFNDEEVDAKNVMGLMLLAISKNDEFTVVANLDNEISEKEVLDELKYLVEVLKFNEI, encoded by the coding sequence ATGAAAAGAATTAATTTAAAAGTTAAAAATGAACAAGGTCTTCACGCAAGACCATCTACAAAGTTTGTTCAAATTACTCAAAAATATGAAGGTGATATAAAAGTTATTTTTAATGATGAGGAAGTTGATGCAAAAAATGTAATGGGGCTAATGCTTTTAGCAATATCTAAAAATGATGAATTTACAGTAGTTGCAAATTTAGATAATGAAATTTCTGAAAAAGAGGTTTTAGATGAACTAAAATATTTAGTCGAGGTCTTGAAATTTAATGAAATATAA